In a genomic window of Deltaproteobacteria bacterium:
- a CDS encoding type IV pilus twitching motility protein PilT, with protein sequence MELNDILKVAIKANSSDIHLKAGLPPIFRINGSLVPYKEAPRLTPEDLGKMTFGIMTPIQREKFKTTYELDMAYGVPGLGRFRVNVFQQRGTIGTVLRVIPFGVASFDQLHLPKVMEKIATEQRGLVLVTGTTGSGKSTTLASMIDYINGSRTCHIITIEDPIEYLLRDKKSIVNQRELGVDTQSFAAALRSALREDPDVILVGEMRDFETIETALLAAETGHLVLSTLHTLDAKETISRIVSIFPPYQQKSVRLQLAAILKAVISQRLVPKADNKGRVPAIEVMIATARIRELIESEERVKEIPDTIAKGFTTYGMQTFDQSLLQLYRQNLITYEESLRQASNPDDFALRVKGIIASSDLSWEDFDKKQNPETNKDEDFKIEKF encoded by the coding sequence ATGGAGCTAAATGATATCCTGAAGGTTGCAATCAAAGCAAACTCTTCAGACATACATCTAAAAGCAGGGCTACCGCCTATCTTCAGGATAAACGGCTCTTTAGTACCTTATAAGGAAGCACCGAGATTAACCCCGGAAGATCTTGGAAAGATGACGTTTGGCATAATGACACCTATCCAGAGGGAGAAGTTTAAGACAACCTATGAACTTGATATGGCTTACGGCGTGCCGGGACTTGGACGGTTCAGGGTAAATGTGTTTCAACAGAGAGGCACAATAGGTACAGTACTCAGAGTAATACCATTCGGCGTTGCATCCTTTGATCAGCTCCATTTGCCAAAGGTGATGGAAAAAATAGCCACAGAACAAAGAGGACTGGTTCTCGTAACCGGTACAACAGGCAGCGGCAAATCAACAACCCTTGCATCCATGATAGATTACATAAACGGGAGCAGAACATGCCATATTATAACTATAGAAGACCCTATTGAGTATCTGTTGAGGGATAAAAAAAGTATCGTAAATCAAAGGGAGCTTGGAGTTGATACACAGAGTTTTGCAGCAGCTTTGAGGAGCGCATTGAGAGAGGACCCTGATGTGATACTTGTAGGAGAGATGAGAGACTTTGAAACAATAGAAACGGCTCTACTTGCGGCAGAGACAGGACACCTTGTTTTAAGTACATTACATACACTCGATGCAAAAGAAACTATTAGCAGAATCGTCTCAATCTTTCCTCCGTATCAGCAAAAGTCCGTACGGTTGCAGCTTGCAGCCATACTTAAGGCTGTTATCTCTCAAAGGCTTGTTCCAAAGGCTGATAATAAAGGGAGGGTACCTGCTATCGAAGTTATGATTGCAACCGCAAGGATACGTGAACTCATTGAGTCGGAAGAACGGGTAAAAGAGATACCGGACACCATTGCAAAGGGATTTACAACTTATGGCATGCAGACATTTGATCAATCGCTGCTTCAATTGTACAGACAGAATTTGATTACTTATGAAGAATCCCTGAGACAGGCAAGTAACCCGGATGATTTTGCTCTCAGGGTAAAGGGTATTATTGCATCTTCCGATCTGTCATGGGAAGATTTTGACAAGAAACAAAATCCGGAAACGAATAAAGACGAAGACTTTAAAATAGAGAAATTTTAA
- a CDS encoding phosphatidylglycerophosphatase A: MNKWYKYVVLFFASGSFVGYIPFVSGTFGSLLGLILYIVLHNYLTTLWLIIISIIFFFMGVYASHKAEQILNEQDSSKIVIDEIVGMIVTMLFLKPNLTNLAAGFITFRAFDIIKPPPISYVDKNIRGGFGVMFDDLIAGVFANIVIHAGILLYHL; the protein is encoded by the coding sequence ATGAATAAATGGTATAAATATGTTGTTCTTTTTTTTGCGTCAGGGTCATTTGTTGGCTACATCCCCTTTGTATCCGGCACATTCGGGAGCCTGTTAGGACTTATTCTGTACATCGTACTGCACAATTATTTAACAACGCTCTGGCTCATAATCATTTCTATAATATTTTTCTTTATGGGAGTTTACGCTTCGCACAAAGCGGAGCAAATACTCAATGAGCAGGATAGTTCAAAGATTGTTATTGATGAAATTGTAGGCATGATTGTTACCATGCTTTTCTTAAAACCCAATCTAACAAACCTTGCGGCAGGTTTTATTACATTTCGTGCATTTGATATAATAAAGCCGCCGCCAATATCTTACGTTGACAAAAATATTCGCGGTGGGTTTGGTGTTATGTTTGACGATCTTATAGCGGGTGTGTTTGCAAATATCGTTATACATGCCGGGATATTGCTATACCATTTATGA
- the rpmB gene encoding 50S ribosomal protein L28, giving the protein MSKVCAICGKGPSFGHKVSHANNKTNRRWEANLQKIKVVLKGETQRVYVCTTCIKSGKIQKVA; this is encoded by the coding sequence ATGTCAAAAGTATGTGCGATATGCGGCAAAGGCCCATCTTTTGGGCACAAAGTAAGTCATGCAAACAATAAAACAAACAGGCGTTGGGAAGCAAATCTACAAAAGATAAAAGTCGTTTTGAAAGGTGAAACACAAAGAGTCTACGTCTGTACAACATGCATTAAATCCGGCAAAATACAAAAAGTTGCCTAA
- a CDS encoding restriction endonuclease yields MKIVGIYSFNNGKEAVDSQYSQLFNEIKRIIMSVDASKYKTKRSKEKTMRGTILYSPKRLNKAFKKEFKKYNWEAKRVQCEYPTEYYVDGYNPSKLHAGAFREMDFLKERLGVEVQFGKYAFMVYNVAAKMTIFHNLGYIDVGIEIVPVKNFANEMSSGVSYFEQFLWDLQKRGISNIDIPVLILGIDK; encoded by the coding sequence ATGAAAATTGTCGGTATTTACTCATTCAATAATGGCAAAGAAGCTGTTGATAGCCAATATTCACAATTATTTAATGAAATTAAAAGAATTATCATGTCAGTTGATGCAAGTAAGTATAAGACTAAACGAAGTAAAGAAAAAACCATGCGTGGAACAATACTATATAGTCCAAAGAGATTAAATAAAGCTTTCAAAAAAGAGTTTAAAAAATATAATTGGGAAGCCAAAAGAGTACAGTGTGAGTATCCAACAGAATACTATGTTGATGGCTACAACCCATCAAAATTGCACGCTGGTGCTTTTAGAGAAATGGACTTCTTGAAGGAAAGGCTCGGAGTAGAAGTTCAGTTTGGCAAATACGCTTTTATGGTTTACAACGTGGCAGCCAAAATGACTATTTTTCATAATCTCGGATATATTGATGTTGGTATAGAAATAGTTCCCGTCAAAAATTTTGCAAATGAGATGTCGAGCGGTGTTTCTTACTTTGAACAATTTCTGTGGGATCTTCAAAAGCGTGGCATTTCTAACATAGATATACCAGTCTTAATTCTCGGCATTGACAAATAG
- the alaS gene encoding alanine--tRNA ligase, with translation MIQSYPLVPQNDPTLLFTNAGMVPFKKIFTGEEKAGFKRAASSQKCVRAGGKHNDLENVGYTARHHTFFEMLGNFSFGDYFKKQAIEFAWELLIKEFKLNEERLWVTVYKDDDEAYELWNKHIKIPGSRIVRLGEKTNFWSMGDTGPCGPCSEIIFDQGDSIKCDDPGDVVDLECDRYLEIWNLVFMQYNRLDDGNLVPLPSPSIDTGMGLERISAVLAGVYSNYDIDLFKTIISALEDILHVTYKPDTFNGVALRVIADHMRAATFLIGDGVYPSNEQRSYVLRRIIRRALRYAFMIGMRSPLLYTSVDTVISIYRGVYDDLASHSKIIKSTIKDEENRFLTTFERGLTLIDEHIKTMSSSNIKNIDGTFAFRLNDTFGFPIDILSDIAKENGFNIDYETFNMLMDAQKQKARESSNMSKGIDVKDVSVYNKILETTGITEFLGYRRLSLKSRIIHIVKDKQLLSELNEGEEGILIFQETPFYPQAGGQVGDTGIISLSSNEFKVTDTFKPVEGLIAHAGKLEHGRLTVGQEVELLVDKENRKAISIHHTSTHLLQSALRNVIGSHVKQAGSFVDQGRLRFDFTINKGLTDNEILHVESMVNQWIRENQAVNITFSSLEDAVKEGAMALFDEKYKDVVRVITIDKISKELCGGTHLKRTGDIGLFIILKESSVASGVRRIEAVSGDAAYRYVKEKLLALKEAASLLKTPEDDVNNSIKKLQQRIKELEAKQKNDFSKPLSKITDELMKKAVDIKGIKVISGIVEDVTIEDARTLSDMLKGKLQTGVGALGLSINNKANIIVFVTKTLTERFKASDIAKQLAIMIGGNGGGREDFAQAGGTSVNKLKDAIESLPGLIEQKV, from the coding sequence GTGATACAAAGCTATCCACTTGTACCGCAGAACGATCCAACCCTTTTATTTACAAATGCCGGCATGGTCCCTTTTAAAAAGATATTTACCGGTGAAGAAAAAGCTGGATTCAAAAGAGCAGCGAGTTCTCAGAAATGCGTGAGAGCAGGCGGCAAGCACAATGACCTTGAAAATGTTGGTTATACCGCAAGGCATCATACCTTTTTTGAAATGCTCGGTAATTTTTCTTTCGGGGATTACTTTAAGAAACAGGCAATAGAATTTGCATGGGAACTTCTTATAAAGGAATTCAAGCTTAATGAGGAACGGCTCTGGGTCACGGTTTATAAAGATGACGATGAAGCATATGAGCTATGGAATAAACATATAAAAATCCCCGGCTCCAGAATCGTAAGGCTCGGTGAAAAAACAAACTTCTGGTCAATGGGTGATACCGGTCCGTGCGGGCCATGCTCTGAAATCATATTTGATCAGGGTGACAGCATAAAATGTGATGATCCTGGTGATGTGGTTGATCTTGAATGCGACAGATACCTCGAAATATGGAACCTCGTTTTTATGCAGTATAACAGGCTTGATGATGGTAACCTTGTTCCCCTCCCTTCCCCAAGTATAGATACGGGAATGGGGCTTGAAAGGATCAGTGCTGTTTTGGCAGGAGTGTACTCTAATTATGATATTGATCTATTCAAGACAATAATAAGTGCGCTTGAAGACATCCTTCATGTTACATACAAGCCCGATACATTCAATGGGGTAGCGTTAAGGGTAATAGCGGATCATATGAGAGCTGCTACATTCCTTATAGGTGACGGAGTTTACCCGTCAAACGAGCAGCGCAGCTATGTGTTGAGAAGGATCATAAGACGTGCCTTGAGATACGCTTTTATGATTGGTATGAGAAGCCCTTTACTTTACACATCGGTGGATACGGTTATTTCGATTTACCGCGGTGTTTATGATGATCTTGCCTCACACTCCAAGATTATAAAGTCTACAATAAAGGATGAGGAAAACAGGTTTTTGACAACGTTTGAAAGAGGTCTTACATTGATCGATGAGCATATAAAAACCATGAGTAGTTCAAATATAAAAAATATTGATGGGACATTTGCATTCAGGCTTAACGATACATTCGGATTCCCCATTGACATACTATCGGATATAGCAAAGGAAAATGGATTTAACATAGATTATGAAACATTTAACATGCTGATGGATGCGCAAAAACAAAAGGCAAGAGAATCAAGCAACATGAGCAAAGGCATTGATGTGAAGGATGTATCCGTTTACAATAAGATACTTGAGACAACGGGTATTACAGAGTTTCTCGGCTACAGAAGACTATCATTGAAAAGCAGGATTATACACATAGTAAAGGATAAACAGTTATTGAGTGAATTAAACGAAGGAGAAGAAGGCATACTTATTTTTCAAGAAACACCTTTTTATCCGCAAGCAGGCGGCCAGGTTGGGGATACGGGTATTATATCATTGAGTTCAAACGAGTTTAAAGTAACAGATACTTTTAAGCCTGTTGAAGGCTTGATTGCGCATGCAGGTAAGCTTGAACACGGGAGACTTACGGTTGGACAGGAAGTAGAGCTCCTTGTAGATAAGGAAAATCGTAAGGCGATTTCTATTCATCACACATCAACCCATCTTTTGCAGTCAGCACTTAGAAATGTCATAGGCTCGCACGTAAAACAGGCGGGTTCTTTTGTTGATCAAGGCAGGCTAAGATTTGATTTTACCATTAACAAAGGGCTTACCGATAATGAGATTTTACATGTAGAGTCAATGGTCAATCAATGGATCCGTGAAAATCAAGCGGTAAATATAACTTTTTCCTCTCTTGAAGATGCTGTAAAAGAGGGTGCAATGGCACTTTTTGATGAGAAATATAAAGATGTTGTCAGGGTTATAACAATCGATAAGATTAGCAAAGAACTCTGCGGCGGGACCCATCTAAAAAGGACTGGGGATATAGGACTATTTATTATACTAAAGGAATCATCGGTAGCTTCAGGGGTTAGAAGAATAGAGGCTGTTTCCGGTGATGCAGCTTACAGGTATGTAAAAGAAAAGCTTTTAGCTTTAAAGGAAGCCGCATCCCTCTTAAAAACTCCTGAGGATGATGTAAACAATAGTATAAAAAAATTACAACAAAGGATAAAAGAGCTTGAAGCAAAACAAAAAAACGACTTTTCAAAACCGCTATCTAAAATAACGGATGAGCTGATGAAAAAGGCAGTTGATATAAAAGGTATTAAGGTTATAAGTGGTATAGTTGAGGATGTAACAATAGAAGATGCAAGAACATTATCTGATATGCTAAAAGGAAAACTTCAAACGGGTGTTGGTGCATTGGGTTTAAGTATAAACAACAAAGCCAATATTATTGTTTTTGTTACAAAGACACTTACAGAAAGATTCAAAGCATCAGACATTGCCAAACAGCTTGCTATAATGATAGGTGGTAATGGTGGAGGCAGGGAAGACTTTGCGCAAGCAGGCGGCACTTCTGTAAATAAATTAAAAGATGCAATAGAGAGTTTACCCGGATTGATTGAGCAAAAAGTATGA
- a CDS encoding tyrosine-type recombinase/integrase: MNNLPVVQKLSMARYESKDIPVYLSAPEVNAMLEACKNNKRDHLLINVLWQSGCRITEGLKITRNDVDLYNLSIKVLTEKKRSKKGKPIYRVIPITAELSNELASYALTQNITERFFDITRQRAFQIIRSIAHKAGITKPVHPHTLRHSFAVNCIGQGVPLPVVKDLLGHSSVLTTMVYLRIVQLDTRQFLSGIKF, translated from the coding sequence ATGAATAACCTGCCTGTTGTTCAAAAACTTTCAATGGCACGGTATGAAAGCAAGGACATACCTGTCTACCTGTCCGCTCCAGAGGTCAACGCAATGCTGGAAGCCTGCAAGAATAATAAGCGGGATCATTTGCTTATAAATGTTCTTTGGCAATCAGGGTGTCGGATCACGGAAGGCCTGAAGATAACACGCAATGATGTTGATCTATACAATTTATCTATTAAGGTTCTGACCGAAAAAAAGCGATCGAAAAAAGGAAAGCCTATTTACAGGGTGATCCCTATAACGGCAGAGCTATCAAACGAGCTTGCCAGTTACGCTTTAACACAGAACATAACGGAAAGGTTTTTTGATATTACAAGGCAAAGGGCTTTCCAAATTATCAGGTCTATTGCACACAAAGCTGGTATCACAAAGCCCGTCCATCCGCACACATTAAGGCATAGTTTTGCCGTCAACTGCATAGGTCAAGGCGTACCTTTGCCGGTAGTAAAAGACCTTTTAGGACATTCAAGCGTACTTACAACAATGGTGTATTTGCGGATCGTCCAGCTGGATACACGGCAGTTTTTATCAGGGATTAAGTTTTAA
- a CDS encoding site-specific DNA-methyltransferase: protein MNIFKPSDIYTNFSKDAEIVLHDGDTLKFLHTLPDEWFQLIITSPPYNLGKEYEKRTAMENYFETQEEVINELIRTLNNKGSLCWQVGNFVKDVEVFPLDIFYYNIFKKHNLKLRNRIIWHFEHGLHASKRFSGRYEVILWFTKTDDYLFNLDAVRIPSKYPGKTHFKGNKIGLPSGNPLGKNPSDLWRIINEDWDKEIWEIPNVKANHPEKTIHPCQFPIELVERCILALTNEADWVLDPYCGVGSSLIAGIKNSRRVVGVDKEPQYIKIARERIGQFFDGTLKIRPLGKPVYQPTGKEKVSQIPLSWLNNQK, encoded by the coding sequence ATGAACATATTTAAACCGTCTGACATTTATACAAATTTTTCAAAGGATGCAGAAATTGTTTTGCATGATGGTGACACGTTAAAATTTCTTCATACCCTTCCCGATGAATGGTTTCAATTAATTATAACTTCTCCACCTTACAATTTGGGTAAAGAATATGAGAAACGAACTGCCATGGAAAACTATTTTGAAACTCAAGAAGAAGTCATAAATGAATTGATACGTACTCTTAATAATAAAGGAAGCCTTTGTTGGCAGGTTGGAAATTTTGTAAAGGACGTAGAGGTATTTCCATTAGATATTTTTTATTATAATATCTTTAAAAAACATAACCTTAAACTACGGAATAGAATTATTTGGCATTTTGAACATGGATTACATGCTTCAAAAAGATTTTCAGGTAGATACGAAGTGATTCTTTGGTTTACAAAAACAGACGACTATTTATTTAACTTAGATGCTGTCCGTATTCCATCAAAGTACCCGGGTAAAACACATTTTAAAGGTAATAAAATAGGGCTACCCTCAGGGAATCCGTTAGGTAAAAATCCTTCAGATTTATGGAGAATAATTAATGAAGATTGGGACAAGGAAATTTGGGAGATTCCTAATGTTAAAGCAAATCATCCAGAGAAAACAATTCACCCTTGCCAATTCCCTATAGAGCTTGTTGAAAGGTGTATTCTTGCACTTACAAATGAGGCCGATTGGGTACTTGACCCATATTGCGGTGTAGGCTCTTCTTTAATTGCTGGTATTAAAAATTCACGAAGGGTTGTGGGAGTAGATAAAGAGCCACAATATATTAAAATTGCCAGAGAAAGAATAGGACAATTTTTTGATGGTACTTTAAAGATTCGTCCACTTGGCAAACCTGTTTATCAACCAACAGGAAAAGAAAAAGTATCACAAATCCCACTCAGTTGGCTAAATAATCAGAAGTAA
- a CDS encoding helix-turn-helix domain-containing protein, translating to MSYTKISNDILLNLKELRLTPYDLTVYMILRLHDYDKGYSYPSVRTIAKITGLSLGAIVNCTKKLQNSGIISIKREKNHNVYTFLDIRKESMDASKQEYNKLDVDVIPKQYPKMENRLLTCRDNQTGEEYEGSESNGIVTLTQSEPVSSPDKRNFLSLSVVNLLIHFSEI from the coding sequence ATGTCATATACGAAAATTTCTAACGACATTCTCCTGAACCTTAAAGAGCTTAGACTTACGCCCTACGATCTGACTGTTTACATGATTCTACGGCTTCACGACTACGACAAAGGTTATTCATATCCATCGGTACGAACCATTGCAAAAATTACCGGATTATCACTTGGGGCTATCGTGAATTGCACCAAAAAATTACAAAACTCTGGGATTATATCTATAAAGAGAGAAAAAAATCATAATGTTTACACATTCCTCGACATTCGCAAGGAAAGTATGGATGCCTCAAAGCAGGAATACAATAAACTTGATGTCGATGTAATTCCAAAGCAGTACCCAAAAATGGAAAACAGACTGTTAACATGCAGGGACAACCAAACTGGAGAAGAGTACGAAGGTTCAGAAAGCAATGGGATAGTGACCTTGACTCAATCCGAGCCGGTTTCTTCTCCAGACAAGAGGAATTTTTTAAGCCTTTCAGTCGTTAATTTGTTAATCCATTTTTCAGAAATATAA
- a CDS encoding helix-turn-helix domain-containing protein, whose translation MLIDIKTAASELGIKTGTLYGYCSRSLVPYVKVGRVIRFDLNELVSWFKNGSFQKAKDEVFNRSKCHEHP comes from the coding sequence ATGCTTATAGATATAAAAACAGCAGCATCGGAATTGGGCATAAAGACCGGAACTTTATATGGCTATTGTTCACGATCTCTCGTGCCCTATGTCAAGGTCGGGCGGGTTATCCGCTTCGATTTAAATGAACTTGTGTCTTGGTTTAAAAACGGCTCATTTCAAAAGGCAAAAGATGAGGTTTTTAATAGATCAAAATGTCATGAGCATCCCTAA
- the thpR gene encoding RNA 2',3'-cyclic phosphodiesterase, with translation MIRAFIAIPLEKKTKEKVSNIIETLAPLSNNIKWAKDAQMHITVKFLGNIDDDTINRTKLAMDTLKELPVFKMELFGIGGFPSISNPRVLWIGITRPGHFNSILEQLAFHLHDINYEKRAFAAHLTIGRVNGIIDKQVLAKAKELCDSKTIAYSIVDRVILFRSTLKPTGAIHTQLYAVNLNKEAL, from the coding sequence ATGATAAGAGCTTTTATCGCAATACCTCTTGAGAAAAAGACAAAAGAAAAGGTTTCAAATATTATAGAAACCTTAGCGCCTCTATCAAATAATATAAAATGGGCAAAAGATGCACAAATGCATATTACAGTTAAATTCCTCGGTAATATAGATGATGATACTATAAACAGGACAAAACTGGCAATGGATACTTTAAAAGAATTACCGGTCTTTAAAATGGAGTTGTTCGGTATAGGTGGTTTTCCCTCCATATCAAATCCGAGAGTATTATGGATTGGCATAACAAGACCCGGGCATTTTAATAGTATTCTTGAACAATTAGCGTTTCATCTACATGATATAAACTATGAAAAACGGGCATTTGCTGCACATCTAACCATAGGAAGGGTAAACGGCATAATCGATAAGCAAGTTCTTGCAAAGGCAAAAGAGTTATGTGATAGTAAAACCATTGCATATTCTATAGTAGATAGGGTTATACTGTTCCGGAGTACGTTAAAACCGACAGGAGCTATTCATACACAGCTATATGCTGTAAACCTTAATAAGGAGGCATTATGA
- the recA gene encoding recombinase RecA encodes MTGLDIQNKKKAIEMALANIEKQFGKGSIMKLGVTGAVVETPVIPTGSIGLDIALGVGGIPRGRIVEIFGPESSGKTTLTLHIIAQAQKAGGVAAFIDAEHAIDVNYAKKLGVNIDELLVSQPDSGEQALEITDTLVRSGAIDVIVIDSVAALVPKAELEGEMGDAQMGAQARLMSQALRKLTANINKSQTSVVFTNQIRMKIGVFFGNPETTTGGNALKFYSSVRMDIRRISNLKEGESVVGSRTKVKIVKNKVAPPFHEAEFDILYGEGISKLGELIDIATEIKIVDKSGAWYNFNNDRIGQGRDNARLFLHEHPDIAVKIEEKIKQHFGIIKSEKEHKKE; translated from the coding sequence ATGACAGGGCTTGATATACAAAACAAGAAAAAAGCAATCGAAATGGCGCTTGCGAACATAGAAAAACAATTTGGCAAAGGCAGCATAATGAAACTCGGCGTCACGGGTGCGGTTGTAGAAACACCCGTTATCCCGACGGGATCCATAGGACTCGATATCGCCCTTGGAGTTGGAGGTATACCAAGAGGCAGAATCGTAGAGATCTTTGGTCCCGAATCCTCAGGCAAAACAACACTTACATTACATATCATTGCACAGGCTCAAAAAGCTGGAGGCGTTGCTGCGTTCATCGATGCAGAACATGCGATCGATGTTAATTATGCAAAAAAGCTCGGGGTAAATATAGATGAACTGCTTGTATCCCAGCCTGATTCAGGAGAACAGGCACTTGAGATAACGGATACACTTGTCAGAAGCGGTGCAATAGATGTTATTGTTATAGATTCGGTCGCAGCACTTGTTCCAAAAGCAGAGCTTGAGGGTGAAATGGGGGATGCTCAGATGGGTGCCCAGGCAAGGCTTATGTCACAGGCATTGAGAAAGCTTACCGCGAACATAAATAAATCTCAAACATCTGTAGTTTTTACAAATCAGATCAGAATGAAGATAGGTGTCTTCTTCGGTAATCCTGAAACAACTACAGGCGGTAATGCCTTAAAGTTTTATTCGTCGGTAAGAATGGACATAAGGAGGATTAGCAATTTAAAAGAGGGTGAGTCGGTGGTTGGAAGCAGGACAAAGGTAAAGATCGTTAAAAATAAGGTGGCACCTCCTTTCCATGAAGCCGAATTTGACATATTATATGGAGAAGGCATATCAAAACTCGGTGAATTAATTGATATTGCAACCGAGATTAAAATTGTGGATAAAAGCGGTGCATGGTACAATTTTAACAATGACCGCATTGGACAGGGAAGAGATAATGCAAGGTTGTTTTTACATGAGCATCCAGATATAGCAGTCAAGATTGAAGAAAAAATTAAACAACATTTTGGTATAATAAAATCGGAAAAAGAACATAAAAAAGAATAG
- a CDS encoding site-specific integrase codes for MYLRGEIWWTQFKRNGKLIRLSTKERDKGIAKKKEAELIVDFDKHGLKNEGKKKRFKDMADRYMTEYAITKAPKSQVRDSISLKHLLPVFGNMPLIQITPDQIARYKTKRRNEGAAPKTINHELGFCKHAFNIAIREWDWISVNPFYRVAMEKLPQPRVRYLTREEFERLYQTANDRLKPIIVIAVHTGMRLGNILGLTWQDIDLTRGMITLEHTKNGERLGLPMNGTVKNLLVQLNKVRHIKSPYVFPTSTGTKFDNSKIGKWFRDACKKTGIRDFRFHDLRHTFASWLVQADVNLYNVQKLLGHKDFKMTQRYAHLAPDNLKNSVAVLDQIQGRVITIGDHSGEIQ; via the coding sequence TTGTATTTAAGAGGAGAAATATGGTGGACGCAATTCAAACGCAACGGTAAGCTTATACGCCTTTCGACTAAGGAAAGGGATAAAGGCATAGCAAAGAAAAAAGAAGCCGAGCTTATAGTAGATTTCGACAAACATGGATTAAAAAACGAAGGTAAAAAAAAGAGATTCAAGGATATGGCGGATCGGTACATGACAGAGTATGCAATTACAAAAGCACCCAAAAGTCAGGTAAGAGATTCAATCTCTTTAAAACACCTGCTCCCCGTGTTCGGAAATATGCCGCTTATTCAGATCACACCCGATCAAATAGCACGGTACAAAACGAAACGTAGGAACGAAGGTGCTGCACCCAAAACCATAAACCATGAATTGGGCTTCTGCAAACATGCCTTTAACATTGCAATCCGTGAATGGGACTGGATTTCGGTCAATCCCTTCTATCGTGTAGCAATGGAAAAGTTACCACAGCCCCGTGTGCGTTACCTAACAAGGGAAGAATTTGAAAGATTGTATCAGACAGCTAACGACAGGCTAAAGCCGATCATCGTGATCGCTGTACACACAGGAATGCGCCTTGGCAATATCTTGGGTCTCACATGGCAGGACATAGACCTTACCAGAGGTATGATTACACTCGAACACACGAAAAACGGAGAGCGTCTTGGTCTGCCCATGAACGGAACAGTCAAGAATCTGCTGGTACAGCTCAACAAAGTAAGGCATATCAAAAGCCCCTATGTGTTCCCTACTTCGACAGGCACAAAGTTTGACAACTCAAAGATCGGTAAATGGTTCAGGGACGCATGTAAAAAAACAGGGATACGGGATTTCAGGTTTCACGATCTCCGGCACACCTTCGCAAGCTGGTTGGTGCAAGCGGATGTTAATCTTTACAATGTGCAAAAACTTTTAGGTCATAAAGATTTTAAGATGACACAGCGGTATGCGCACCTTGCACCTGACAATCTGAAAAATTCTGTAGCTGTTTTGGATCAAATTCAAGGCAGGGTGATCACAATAGGGGATCACAGTGGTGAAATTCAATGA